Proteins found in one Paenibacillus borealis genomic segment:
- a CDS encoding Crp/Fnr family transcriptional regulator codes for MIKEHYNVIEARGNTNCFSEQNFNRLLVTMKERMVPEGSHLFWEGDYSDKLFYIKRGRVKLTKSTDEGKELILYMYQAGDMVGQADPFFSTKHSFTAEVIEESEVGVIEQKDLEILICQHCDFAIDFMKWMGIHHRLTQTKFRDLMMYGKPGALCSTLIRLGNTYGEKTGDSILINKKITHTDLSNMIGATRESVNRMLSDLRKKDAVEYENGMIVIKDLSMLQDICHCELCPNEICRI; via the coding sequence ATGATAAAGGAACATTATAATGTTATCGAAGCCCGCGGCAATACAAACTGTTTCTCCGAACAGAACTTTAACCGGCTATTGGTCACCATGAAGGAGCGCATGGTACCTGAAGGCTCTCACCTCTTCTGGGAAGGCGACTATTCGGATAAATTGTTTTATATCAAACGTGGACGTGTGAAACTAACCAAATCTACTGATGAAGGCAAGGAACTAATCCTGTATATGTATCAGGCCGGTGACATGGTTGGTCAGGCAGACCCGTTCTTCAGCACGAAGCATAGCTTCACTGCCGAAGTGATTGAAGAAAGTGAAGTCGGCGTTATCGAGCAGAAGGATCTGGAGATTCTGATCTGCCAGCACTGCGATTTCGCGATTGACTTTATGAAATGGATGGGGATTCATCACCGTCTCACGCAGACGAAATTCCGCGACCTTATGATGTACGGCAAACCGGGTGCACTCTGCTCTACGCTGATCCGTCTGGGCAACACCTATGGCGAGAAGACCGGCGACAGCATTCTGATCAATAAAAAAATTACGCATACAGATCTGTCCAACATGATTGGCGCTACCCGTGAGAGTGTTAACCGCATGCTGAGCGATCTGCGTAAAAAAGACGCTGTAGAGTATGAGAATGGCATGATTGTCATCAAGGATCTGTCCATGCTCCAGGACATCTGCCACTGCGAATTATGCCCTAATGAAATTTGCCGGATTTAA
- a CDS encoding NUDIX hydrolase, which translates to MESFNHFGVYGICQRDGKLLVIHKGRGPYTGRYDLPGGRLEANESLLDGLVREFMEETGFAVKVERNLGIFDFFVRYQEDNFTHMHHLAALYQVELAGEQAPAGIADFEEQDSSGMEWVELAGITLDSASPAAVLAAKWLSGVGLTFTPEYYDEWELKTL; encoded by the coding sequence ATGGAGAGCTTTAACCATTTTGGCGTATATGGAATCTGTCAGCGGGACGGCAAGCTGCTGGTGATTCATAAAGGAAGAGGCCCGTATACCGGCAGATACGATCTGCCTGGCGGGAGACTTGAAGCAAACGAATCACTGCTTGACGGTCTGGTCAGAGAATTTATGGAAGAGACCGGATTTGCAGTTAAGGTAGAACGGAATCTGGGCATATTCGATTTCTTTGTCCGTTATCAGGAGGATAACTTTACGCATATGCATCATCTGGCAGCCCTGTACCAGGTTGAATTGGCCGGGGAGCAGGCGCCTGCAGGTATTGCAGATTTTGAAGAACAGGATTCGAGCGGGATGGAATGGGTGGAACTGGCAGGGATCACGCTGGATTCGGCTTCGCCGGCAGCAGTACTGGCAGCGAAGTGGCTCAGTGGTGTGGGGCTGACTTTTACGCCGGAATATTATGATGAATGGGAATTGAAGACATTATAG
- a CDS encoding formate/nitrite transporter family protein — protein sequence MFTQSVENIVETAAGKRDKMNESLPKYFLAALLAGAYVGIGIILIFSLGAPLTAIKSPFQPLIMGASFGIALTLVVFAGSELFTGNNMFFTVSTLAGRTTIWDTVKNWVLVFFGNVAGAVVLALLIQGTGLFKAAPVDHLIFTAAAKKMSLPFSELFFRGILCNWLVCLALWMSSRAKSEAAKLVLIWWCLFAFIASGYEHSVANMTLLSVAVLLPNHPETVSIAGWLHNMIPVTLGNMIGGGVFVGMAYWLISPVRTPRREPAPQKTKKIS from the coding sequence ATGTTTACGCAGAGCGTAGAGAATATCGTTGAGACAGCCGCTGGCAAACGTGACAAGATGAATGAGAGTTTGCCCAAATATTTCTTGGCGGCACTGCTTGCCGGAGCATATGTAGGGATCGGCATTATTCTGATCTTCTCGCTCGGTGCACCGCTGACTGCGATTAAGTCCCCGTTTCAGCCGCTGATTATGGGAGCCTCCTTCGGCATTGCCCTGACCCTGGTGGTGTTCGCGGGCTCGGAGCTGTTTACAGGGAACAATATGTTCTTCACGGTAAGCACGCTTGCCGGCAGAACGACAATCTGGGATACCGTGAAGAACTGGGTGCTCGTATTCTTCGGCAATGTAGCCGGGGCAGTGGTTCTGGCTCTACTGATCCAGGGTACGGGACTCTTCAAGGCAGCTCCTGTGGATCATCTGATCTTCACTGCAGCTGCCAAGAAGATGAGCCTGCCGTTCTCGGAGCTGTTCTTCCGCGGCATCCTGTGTAACTGGCTAGTCTGTCTGGCATTGTGGATGTCCTCCCGTGCCAAGAGTGAAGCTGCCAAGCTGGTGCTGATCTGGTGGTGCCTGTTCGCCTTTATTGCAAGCGGCTATGAGCACAGTGTGGCGAACATGACCTTACTCAGCGTAGCGGTGCTGCTGCCGAACCATCCGGAAACTGTGAGCATCGCCGGCTGGCTGCATAATATGATTCCGGTTACGCTCGGCAATATGATCGGCGGCGGTGTATTCGTCGGGATGGCGTACTGGCTGATCTCACCTGTGCGTACTCCGCGGAGAGAACCTGCTCCCCAGAAGACAAAGAAAATAAGTTAA
- the nirD gene encoding nitrite reductase small subunit NirD yields MELSSREYAVGAADDFMLQIGRVVNAGEVELAIFRTSDGAFYAVENHSPHPKGGPLAEGIVSGYYLYDPLHDWKIDLRTGEVQAPDRGQATVHPVTVDGGVVKVSLPEAVARL; encoded by the coding sequence ATGGAACTCAGTAGTCGAGAGTATGCAGTAGGAGCCGCAGATGATTTCATGCTGCAGATTGGCCGGGTAGTAAACGCAGGAGAGGTGGAGTTAGCCATATTCCGCACATCGGACGGCGCTTTCTATGCTGTGGAGAACCACAGTCCACACCCGAAGGGCGGTCCGCTCGCTGAGGGGATTGTCTCCGGCTATTATCTGTATGACCCGCTGCATGACTGGAAAATCGATCTGCGGACCGGAGAGGTTCAGGCTCCGGACCGCGGTCAGGCTACAGTCCATCCGGTTACAGTGGATGGCGGAGTGGTCAAGGTCAGTCTGCCTGAGGCAGTTGCAAGGCTATAA
- the nirB gene encoding nitrite reductase large subunit NirB has product MTAEREKLVLIGNGMAGVGTIEQILKLGGAYDITVFGSEPHPNYNRIMLSYVLEGSKTIEDIILNDHQWYEDNHITLHTGTTVIRIDENNRQVVTDTGLSVHYDKAIIATGSNSFILPVPGSTKEGVVGFRDIADCDAMLAAAKQYRTAAVIGGGLLGLEAAKGLVNLGMDVTVVHLLEDLMERQLDRTASSMLQAELARQGVKFAMGKQTAELTGEERVTGLRFSDGSELPAEFVVMAVGIKPNVQLAKDSGITVNRGIVVNDYLQTSMADVYSVGECTEHRGTCYGLVAPLFEQGMVLAKHLSGVPTPGYEGSVVATKLKISGVDVFSAGEFTETAEHTVISAKDEWKRTYKKILLKNNIIVGAVLFGDVTESASLQKLVKQATEMTDEIYGEVMGTGCCGGGGAKKGLSVEAMADEEIVCGCNGVTKKAIVDAVTENGFTTVDEIKACTGATRSCGGCKPVVEQILQFVLGDSFQQSAKQGICSCTPLSRDEIVAEITAKGLRTTKEVMHVLDWKQPEGCSKCRPAVNYYLGIIYPETHEDEKESRFVNERMSANIQKDGTYTVVPRMYGGVTTPEDLKRIADVSLKYDVKVVKVTGGQRLDLIGVKKEDVPKVWEELDMPSGYAYAKSLRTVKTCVGSQFCRFGTQDSMEMGAQLERKYERLDMPAKFKMAVNGCPRNCAESCTKDIGIVGNDGGWEVFIGGNGGIKPRIADAFCKVRTDEELVEVCSAVMQYYRETGNYLERTSEWVERMGLEHIQSVILGSDDNRKELAARIDFALAQVSDPWKKMLDDNSTRTALFEQTRV; this is encoded by the coding sequence GTGACAGCGGAAAGAGAAAAGTTAGTGCTGATTGGCAATGGCATGGCGGGTGTAGGCACGATTGAGCAGATTCTAAAACTGGGCGGCGCTTATGATATTACAGTCTTCGGCAGTGAGCCGCATCCCAACTACAACCGGATTATGCTGTCCTATGTCCTCGAAGGCAGCAAAACCATTGAAGATATTATTCTGAATGACCATCAGTGGTATGAAGATAACCATATTACACTGCATACAGGCACAACTGTCATCCGGATCGATGAGAATAACAGACAGGTGGTTACGGATACCGGGCTGTCGGTTCACTATGATAAAGCTATTATTGCTACAGGCTCAAACTCCTTCATATTACCTGTACCGGGCAGTACGAAGGAAGGGGTTGTCGGCTTCCGTGATATCGCGGATTGCGATGCCATGCTGGCAGCGGCGAAGCAGTACCGCACGGCAGCTGTGATCGGCGGAGGCCTGCTTGGTCTCGAAGCGGCTAAGGGCCTCGTGAATCTGGGGATGGACGTCACCGTTGTTCATCTGCTGGAGGATCTGATGGAGCGGCAGCTGGACCGTACGGCATCTTCTATGCTGCAGGCGGAGCTTGCGCGTCAAGGTGTGAAGTTCGCCATGGGCAAACAGACGGCCGAATTGACTGGAGAAGAGCGGGTTACCGGTCTGCGCTTCAGTGACGGAAGTGAACTGCCGGCAGAATTTGTAGTGATGGCGGTCGGCATTAAGCCCAATGTTCAGCTTGCCAAGGATAGCGGCATTACCGTTAACCGCGGGATAGTAGTCAATGACTATCTGCAAACCTCCATGGCTGACGTATATTCCGTTGGTGAATGTACGGAGCACCGGGGGACCTGCTATGGTCTGGTAGCGCCGCTCTTCGAGCAGGGGATGGTGCTGGCCAAACATTTGTCGGGGGTGCCGACTCCGGGCTATGAAGGTTCGGTTGTTGCGACGAAGCTTAAGATTTCCGGTGTAGATGTATTCTCGGCCGGAGAATTCACCGAAACAGCGGAGCATACTGTCATTTCAGCTAAGGATGAATGGAAGAGAACCTATAAGAAAATTCTGCTCAAAAATAACATTATTGTCGGTGCAGTTCTGTTCGGTGATGTAACAGAATCGGCGAGCCTGCAGAAGCTGGTGAAGCAGGCGACGGAAATGACCGATGAGATTTATGGTGAGGTTATGGGCACAGGCTGCTGCGGCGGAGGCGGGGCCAAGAAGGGACTGTCTGTCGAAGCAATGGCCGATGAAGAAATCGTCTGCGGCTGCAACGGGGTTACCAAAAAGGCGATTGTCGATGCCGTTACAGAGAATGGCTTCACTACAGTGGATGAGATCAAGGCCTGCACCGGAGCGACCCGTTCCTGCGGCGGCTGTAAGCCTGTCGTCGAGCAGATTCTGCAGTTCGTTCTAGGGGACAGCTTCCAGCAAAGTGCCAAACAAGGGATCTGCAGCTGCACCCCGCTCAGCCGGGACGAGATTGTAGCCGAAATTACGGCGAAGGGCCTCAGAACGACCAAAGAAGTGATGCATGTGCTGGACTGGAAGCAGCCGGAAGGCTGTTCCAAATGCCGTCCTGCAGTGAACTATTATCTGGGCATAATTTACCCTGAGACCCATGAGGATGAGAAGGAATCACGGTTTGTCAATGAACGGATGAGCGCCAATATCCAGAAGGACGGGACATATACGGTTGTTCCCCGCATGTATGGCGGAGTTACCACTCCTGAAGATTTGAAGCGTATCGCCGACGTTTCCCTGAAGTATGATGTGAAGGTCGTGAAAGTGACCGGAGGACAACGTCTGGACCTGATCGGTGTCAAAAAAGAAGATGTGCCGAAGGTGTGGGAGGAGCTGGATATGCCTTCCGGCTATGCGTATGCGAAATCCCTGCGTACCGTCAAGACCTGTGTCGGTTCACAGTTCTGCCGTTTCGGTACACAGGATTCCATGGAGATGGGCGCTCAGCTTGAACGCAAATACGAGCGGCTGGATATGCCGGCCAAATTCAAAATGGCGGTCAACGGCTGTCCGCGCAACTGCGCAGAATCCTGCACGAAGGATATCGGTATTGTCGGCAATGACGGCGGCTGGGAAGTATTCATCGGCGGTAACGGCGGAATCAAGCCGCGGATTGCGGATGCCTTCTGTAAGGTAAGGACCGATGAAGAGCTCGTTGAGGTCTGTTCTGCCGTGATGCAATATTACCGGGAAACCGGCAATTACCTGGAAAGAACTTCAGAATGGGTAGAGCGGATGGGCCTTGAGCATATCCAGAGTGTGATTCTGGGCAGCGATGACAACCGGAAGGAACTCGCCGCACGGATTGATTTCGCCCTGGCACAGGTCAGCGATCCATGGAAAAAGATGCTGGATGACAACAGCACCCGCACAGCACTGTTCGAACAGACACGGGTCTAG
- the ric gene encoding iron-sulfur cluster repair di-iron protein, which produces MASNQLKDINIQPGFTSEEMVRDIVLQFPKAADYFKSKRIDFCCGGAKPLAEAAAEKGLDPEAMVQELNKLQEEHPVLEEDTAWNEASSEELVNYIVNKHHRYLREELPLISQNVTKVFRVHGEDSPHLGEMHRLFNLLREELLQHTAKEEESEFPKMLAYTQNPSEEGLSELRGLLTNLEAEHDGAGEILRELRRVTNDYTPPAHACTTYRLTYARLEELEGMTFEHVHLENNILFLRYQ; this is translated from the coding sequence ATGGCGTCCAATCAATTAAAAGATATAAACATTCAACCAGGTTTCACTTCTGAGGAAATGGTCAGAGACATTGTCCTGCAGTTTCCCAAGGCTGCGGATTATTTCAAGTCTAAGCGGATTGATTTCTGCTGTGGAGGTGCGAAGCCGCTGGCTGAAGCTGCTGCCGAGAAGGGGCTTGATCCGGAAGCAATGGTTCAGGAGCTGAATAAGCTGCAGGAGGAGCATCCGGTGCTGGAAGAGGATACAGCCTGGAACGAGGCTTCTTCCGAAGAGCTGGTGAATTATATTGTGAACAAGCATCACCGCTACCTGCGTGAAGAGCTTCCGTTAATCAGCCAGAATGTAACCAAAGTCTTCCGCGTTCACGGCGAGGATTCTCCGCATCTGGGCGAGATGCACCGTCTGTTCAACCTGCTGCGTGAAGAGCTGCTTCAGCATACCGCGAAGGAAGAAGAGTCAGAATTCCCTAAAATGCTGGCGTACACACAGAATCCGAGTGAAGAAGGCCTGTCTGAGCTGCGCGGACTGCTGACTAATCTGGAAGCCGAGCATGATGGTGCGGGTGAAATTCTGCGCGAACTCCGCAGAGTTACCAATGACTATACACCACCAGCACATGCCTGCACGACTTACCGATTAACTTATGCCCGTCTTGAAGAGCTGGAAGGCATGACCTTCGAGCATGTGCATCTGGAGAACAACATCCTGTTCCTGCGTTATCAATAA
- a CDS encoding winged helix-turn-helix transcriptional regulator — protein MEEHQLTMCPRFETAFSFLGKRWNGLIIQTLMSGPKRFKDISGLIPTMSDKMLSERMKDLECEGILVRHVYPETPVRIEYELTVKGRALEPVMQQIQSWAESWVE, from the coding sequence ATGGAAGAACATCAACTGACGATGTGCCCGAGATTTGAGACGGCCTTTTCGTTTTTAGGCAAACGTTGGAATGGACTTATTATTCAGACATTGATGAGCGGCCCCAAGCGGTTCAAGGATATTTCCGGACTGATTCCGACAATGAGCGATAAGATGCTGTCCGAGCGTATGAAGGATCTGGAATGTGAAGGCATTCTGGTACGTCATGTATACCCGGAAACACCGGTGCGCATTGAGTATGAATTAACGGTCAAAGGCCGGGCGCTTGAGCCGGTCATGCAGCAAATTCAATCCTGGGCCGAGAGCTGGGTTGAGTAG
- a CDS encoding Gfo/Idh/MocA family protein, protein MNIPVRKRVALIGIGDIARKVYLPLLSRHDQAEIVGVLSHSSATVQRAVQTYRLQKGTTDLNELLSWDLDAVFVHSPTPTHYELVTRCLEHGVSVYVDKPLSYDLEESRRMAELAEIKGLLLGVGFNRRYAPMYMAAKSWLLKAGGISQCSAIKHRTKLQQGTSHETIHDDLIHMLDLLLWLCGGDYELLHSSLKTDTEDRLLQSMGQLDWKSGATGIYSMVRDAGADLEKLELHGSGRSVEVTDMERATLYEQGSLPRTQNFGSWDTILERRGFSGAVSHYLSNIATPEQCGISASAVLPSHELAAKLGR, encoded by the coding sequence ATGAATATACCTGTACGCAAAAGAGTGGCATTAATTGGCATCGGTGATATTGCCCGTAAAGTCTATCTGCCGCTGCTCTCCCGTCATGATCAGGCGGAAATTGTAGGGGTACTCAGCCATTCATCTGCGACGGTACAGCGGGCCGTTCAGACTTATCGTCTTCAGAAAGGGACAACAGACCTGAATGAGCTGTTATCCTGGGATCTTGATGCTGTATTCGTGCATAGTCCAACACCTACACATTATGAACTTGTTACCCGTTGCCTGGAGCATGGGGTGTCCGTATATGTGGACAAGCCGCTGTCTTATGATCTGGAAGAATCCCGGCGGATGGCTGAGCTCGCAGAGATCAAGGGACTGCTGCTGGGGGTTGGCTTCAACCGCCGCTATGCTCCGATGTATATGGCGGCCAAGTCCTGGCTGCTGAAAGCCGGAGGCATTAGCCAATGCAGCGCAATCAAGCACCGGACGAAGCTGCAGCAGGGTACAAGCCATGAAACCATTCATGATGATCTGATCCATATGCTGGATCTGCTGCTATGGCTGTGCGGCGGCGATTATGAATTGCTTCACAGCAGCCTGAAGACAGATACAGAAGACAGATTGCTGCAGTCAATGGGGCAGCTGGACTGGAAGAGCGGAGCAACCGGAATATACAGTATGGTGCGCGATGCCGGTGCTGATCTGGAGAAGCTGGAGCTGCACGGAAGCGGCAGATCGGTCGAAGTGACAGATATGGAACGGGCGACATTATATGAGCAGGGTTCCCTGCCGCGCACGCAGAATTTCGGCAGCTGGGACACTATACTGGAGCGCAGAGGTTTCAGCGGAGCCGTCAGCCATTACCTGAGTAATATTGCGACCCCGGAGCAATGCGGGATTTCCGCTTCAGCCGTACTGCCAAGCCATGAGCTGGCAGCGAAGCTCGGCCGTTGA
- a CDS encoding TVP38/TMEM64 family protein has translation MRKWLTVILYVSCIILAFIYRYDILAWLKEDHNLFLSMLAATVLALFPVLPYKLIIGLFGYAYGSLAGAVICWTATTLAAAIVYGLVKYMFQSKSMTYLKSISALDKFTGAVQRRPFASVVLARLAPVIPQMAVNIYAGAAGLPFWSYLAATGIGKIPGITLYAFLGGQMFQHPRSAAIAVILYVAVLAAAGFTLCPRSAKI, from the coding sequence ATGAGAAAATGGCTGACAGTAATTCTATATGTTTCGTGCATAATCCTCGCGTTTATCTACAGGTATGATATTCTGGCCTGGCTCAAAGAGGACCATAACCTGTTTCTGTCCATGCTTGCAGCCACTGTACTGGCCTTGTTTCCGGTACTTCCCTACAAGCTGATCATCGGCCTGTTCGGTTATGCGTATGGAAGTCTGGCAGGCGCTGTAATATGCTGGACCGCAACCACATTGGCTGCAGCAATCGTGTATGGTCTGGTTAAATATATGTTCCAGAGCAAATCCATGACTTATCTGAAGTCAATTTCAGCGCTGGATAAATTCACCGGTGCTGTGCAGCGGCGTCCGTTTGCCTCTGTAGTTCTCGCCCGGCTGGCACCTGTAATTCCGCAAATGGCCGTGAATATCTACGCAGGCGCTGCCGGACTGCCTTTCTGGAGTTATCTTGCCGCAACCGGTATTGGTAAAATCCCTGGAATTACCCTGTACGCCTTCCTTGGCGGCCAGATGTTCCAGCATCCTCGCAGCGCAGCCATTGCTGTAATTCTCTATGTCGCAGTGCTTGCAGCAGCCGGATTCACCTTGTGTCCACGGTCCGCTAAAATCTGA
- the msrA gene encoding peptide-methionine (S)-S-oxide reductase MsrA, with the protein MSEFQSDSINVKTEKATFAGGCFWCMVSPFEELPGIVEVISGYTGGHTVNPTYEEVCSETTGHVEAVQITFNPDIFPYTKLLELFWQQIDPTDAGGQFHDRGTSYGTAIFTHSEEQRQQAEASKAELQASGRFSAPIVTPILPAKPFYPAEEYHQGYHHKNPGHYKRYRKGSGREAFIETHWTHKEDKKSLKERLTPLQYEVTQNSATESPFRNEFWDHHGDGIYVDIVSGEPLFSSQDKFDSDCGWPSFMRPIRDYAVKEKTDLSHLMIRTEVRSKTADSHLGHVFNDGPGANGLRYCINSAALRFVPKEDLEKEGYGEYRVLFQHA; encoded by the coding sequence ATGAGTGAATTTCAATCTGATTCTATAAACGTCAAGACGGAAAAAGCAACGTTCGCCGGAGGGTGCTTCTGGTGTATGGTATCCCCGTTTGAAGAACTTCCCGGTATTGTCGAGGTAATCTCCGGCTATACAGGCGGTCATACCGTTAATCCGACTTACGAGGAAGTCTGCTCGGAAACGACCGGACATGTCGAGGCTGTGCAGATTACGTTTAATCCGGATATTTTTCCATATACCAAGCTGCTTGAGCTGTTCTGGCAGCAGATAGATCCTACCGATGCCGGAGGACAATTCCATGACCGCGGTACCTCCTACGGAACGGCGATCTTTACTCACTCCGAAGAGCAGCGGCAGCAGGCTGAAGCATCCAAGGCAGAACTGCAGGCCAGCGGACGTTTCTCAGCTCCTATTGTGACCCCTATTTTGCCGGCTAAGCCTTTCTATCCTGCCGAAGAATACCACCAGGGCTATCACCACAAGAATCCCGGCCATTACAAGCGTTACCGCAAGGGCTCCGGGCGGGAAGCTTTTATCGAGACCCACTGGACCCACAAGGAAGACAAAAAAAGCCTGAAGGAGCGCCTGACTCCGCTGCAGTATGAAGTTACGCAGAACAGCGCTACCGAGTCCCCTTTCCGCAACGAATTCTGGGATCATCACGGGGATGGCATATATGTGGATATTGTTTCCGGCGAACCCCTGTTCAGCTCACAGGATAAATTCGATTCCGACTGCGGCTGGCCGAGCTTCATGCGTCCGATCCGCGATTATGCGGTTAAGGAGAAAACTGACCTCAGCCATCTCATGATCCGCACCGAAGTGCGCAGCAAAACAGCCGATTCCCATCTCGGCCATGTCTTTAATGACGGTCCCGGTGCAAACGGACTGCGCTACTGCATCAATTCGGCGGCCTTGCGCTTTGTCCCCAAAGAAGATTTGGAGAAGGAAGGCTACGGCGAGTACCGCGTTCTTTTTCAGCATGCTTGA
- a CDS encoding DUF4349 domain-containing protein, which produces MRKWGLHYFLCFIVLAVVLAGCGAGNNNSNSAADTANSAMNAESAAAVEDGSAASVPAAKEMTEQSFNSTTTVAVNDQNAVQQGGAANPAVPNPGAEQAADATAGFTGTDVVAGLNKKLIYKANLNMEVADYGAAQTEVRNMITLAGGYIIEFSENMSEYEQGGTFILKVPASGFSSFLNNLEKVKHEKLQRSIQGQDVSEEYVDLESRLKAKQMMETQYIDFMKKATKPADLVQFANQLGAIQEQIEQIKGRMRYIDQNVSFSTVELRLYQTEESNAVAQVKTQGPLGERASEALQGSMKALSVMFQWLVVVLAAALPVLIVAAVVVAIVIWARRIYMRREREHLNRVRQGNREQNRELLNRDVEAPVAPAEIESDTEKDNK; this is translated from the coding sequence ATGCGAAAATGGGGTCTGCATTACTTTTTGTGTTTTATTGTTTTGGCAGTGGTTCTGGCGGGCTGCGGTGCGGGGAATAACAATTCCAATTCGGCGGCGGATACAGCAAACAGTGCGATGAATGCTGAATCAGCGGCGGCAGTGGAAGACGGCTCAGCTGCGAGTGTACCGGCGGCGAAGGAAATGACCGAGCAAAGCTTCAACTCCACCACCACGGTGGCTGTGAATGATCAGAATGCGGTGCAACAAGGTGGCGCTGCGAATCCTGCAGTCCCTAATCCGGGAGCAGAGCAGGCGGCAGACGCTACAGCCGGATTCACGGGAACCGATGTGGTGGCAGGGCTGAACAAAAAGCTGATCTATAAGGCTAACCTCAACATGGAGGTAGCCGATTACGGGGCGGCACAGACCGAAGTACGGAATATGATTACACTGGCAGGCGGATATATCATTGAATTCTCAGAGAATATGTCTGAATACGAACAGGGCGGAACCTTCATCCTCAAGGTGCCGGCATCGGGCTTTTCTTCTTTTCTGAACAATCTGGAGAAGGTCAAGCATGAGAAGCTGCAGAGAAGTATTCAGGGGCAGGATGTCTCGGAAGAATACGTGGATCTGGAGTCACGCCTCAAGGCTAAGCAGATGATGGAAACGCAATATATCGATTTTATGAAAAAAGCGACCAAACCGGCAGATCTTGTGCAATTTGCCAACCAGCTTGGTGCAATACAAGAACAAATCGAACAGATCAAAGGCAGAATGCGTTATATCGACCAGAACGTCTCCTTCTCGACTGTGGAGCTTCGCCTCTATCAGACAGAGGAGAGCAATGCCGTCGCGCAGGTGAAGACACAGGGGCCGCTGGGTGAACGGGCTTCGGAGGCGCTGCAGGGCAGCATGAAGGCATTATCTGTGATGTTCCAGTGGCTTGTAGTAGTGCTGGCGGCTGCGCTTCCGGTGCTGATTGTGGCTGCAGTGGTTGTGGCCATCGTGATCTGGGCCCGCAGAATCTATATGCGGCGGGAGCGGGAGCACCTTAATCGGGTACGTCAGGGCAACCGTGAGCAGAACCGTGAGCTGCTGAACCGTGACGTTGAGGCGCCTGTCGCACCAGCTGAAATAGAGAGTGATACTGAGAAAGACAATAAATAA
- a CDS encoding DUF1540 domain-containing protein: MAKDVLCAVNSCTYWAEENKCKAESIFVAYHSSKEPTQSEETDCKTFESK; this comes from the coding sequence ATGGCAAAAGACGTATTGTGTGCAGTTAACTCCTGTACTTACTGGGCTGAAGAAAACAAATGCAAAGCTGAGTCCATCTTCGTTGCTTACCACAGCTCGAAAGAACCTACTCAGTCTGAAGAAACAGATTGCAAAACCTTCGAAAGCAAATAA